The genome window AAAATCCCGGTTGAACTGTATCAATGGTTCGATGCCAACATGGCCGCACCACTGGGATCTGTGCTGGATTTATTGGAGGACAATAGACCTTATCGGAAACCCCCTACCTAGCTCTGCCGGACAACGCAACC of Gammaproteobacteria bacterium contains these proteins:
- a CDS encoding hypothetical protein (Evidence 5 : Unknown function); translation: MIPNKLSNIHSLPTDYTQIAGLYDKNKDKIFEKIPVELYQWFDANMAAPLGSVLDLLEDNRPYRKPPT